One Curtobacterium sp. MCLR17_007 DNA window includes the following coding sequences:
- a CDS encoding trypsin-like peptidase domain-containing protein: MSDTTRNGHGDDDRPADTTPEVHAEDAAQQAGDAGASTPSDSETTPSGHQAADADHTDVIEPASSHPTEQFGNDQHTDQYTAPYPTAEFGQQDRPRYGEYAQPAAAQEQPGQDQQSESGPGQQSGYGQDQTSQYGQYGDQSQQSQYGQQSAYSQQDQYGQGQTSQYGQHDQYGQQDQYGHQDQYGQGQYGQQTQYGQGQYGQQGQYGQTSQYGQTSQYGSGHQGQYGQQSAQAPTSSAFGDTEGSEQRANGYYFSGAAAGAAGAANGTTTKPKSTTRNRLILPVVGALIVGALVGGAAGGGWVAATSNGGGTTTSSSGSGGGGNLTVNDYKSATVVTAVAAQATPSVVTINVSSSSEAGTGSGVVMSKDGYIVTNTHVVTLDGDSSSGTIKVTTSDGKIYPGKLVGTDPTVDLAVIKIDATDLKPMTFADSSKLNVGDTAVAIGAPLGLSNTVTDGIVSTLNRSIQVTSSDPKAGGDSNEGQGNNGNGPFDFWGNGDNGSSSGASATVSLPVIQTDASINPGNSGGALLDSKARLIGINVAIASAGSSDSSSSQAGSIGVGFSIPANLVKRVANEIIDNGSATHGLLGATVGDASEDANASQMGALIKSVSSGGAAAGAGLQKGDVVTRIGDATVSDATDLTAQVRYFAGGAKTEITYVRNGASRTADVTLGTYDSKS, translated from the coding sequence ATGAGCGACACCACGCGCAACGGGCACGGCGACGACGACCGTCCGGCCGACACGACCCCCGAGGTCCACGCCGAAGACGCCGCGCAGCAGGCGGGCGACGCTGGAGCGTCGACTCCGAGCGACTCCGAGACCACCCCGTCCGGCCACCAGGCCGCTGACGCCGACCACACCGACGTGATCGAACCCGCGTCGTCGCACCCGACGGAGCAGTTCGGGAACGACCAGCACACGGACCAGTACACGGCTCCGTACCCCACGGCCGAGTTCGGGCAGCAGGACCGTCCTCGCTACGGCGAGTACGCGCAGCCGGCGGCGGCACAGGAGCAGCCCGGGCAGGACCAGCAGTCCGAGTCCGGCCCCGGCCAGCAGTCCGGGTACGGCCAGGACCAGACCAGCCAGTACGGCCAGTACGGCGATCAGAGCCAGCAGAGCCAGTACGGCCAGCAGAGCGCCTACAGCCAGCAGGACCAGTACGGCCAGGGTCAGACGAGCCAGTACGGCCAGCACGACCAGTACGGCCAGCAGGACCAGTACGGCCACCAGGACCAGTACGGCCAGGGCCAGTACGGCCAGCAGACCCAGTACGGCCAGGGCCAGTACGGCCAGCAGGGTCAGTACGGCCAGACCAGCCAGTACGGCCAGACCAGCCAGTACGGTTCTGGCCACCAGGGCCAGTACGGCCAGCAGTCCGCCCAGGCCCCCACCTCCAGCGCCTTCGGCGACACCGAGGGCTCCGAGCAGCGCGCGAACGGCTACTACTTCTCCGGCGCAGCCGCAGGGGCGGCCGGTGCCGCCAACGGCACGACCACCAAGCCGAAGTCGACCACGCGCAACCGACTGATCCTCCCGGTGGTGGGTGCACTGATCGTCGGCGCCCTCGTCGGCGGAGCCGCCGGCGGCGGTTGGGTGGCGGCCACGTCGAACGGCGGGGGCACCACGACGAGTTCCTCGGGCTCAGGCGGCGGCGGCAACCTCACGGTCAACGACTACAAGTCGGCCACGGTCGTCACCGCGGTCGCGGCGCAGGCCACGCCCTCGGTCGTGACGATCAACGTCTCCTCGTCGAGCGAGGCCGGCACCGGCTCGGGTGTCGTCATGAGCAAGGACGGCTACATCGTCACGAACACCCACGTGGTGACGCTGGACGGCGACAGCTCGAGCGGCACGATCAAGGTCACGACCTCGGACGGCAAGATCTACCCGGGCAAGCTCGTCGGCACGGACCCGACGGTCGACCTGGCGGTCATCAAGATCGACGCGACCGACCTCAAGCCGATGACCTTCGCCGACTCGTCGAAGCTCAACGTCGGTGACACGGCCGTCGCCATCGGTGCACCGCTCGGCCTGTCCAACACCGTCACGGACGGGATCGTCTCGACGCTCAACCGCAGCATCCAGGTCACGTCGAGCGACCCGAAGGCCGGCGGCGACTCGAACGAGGGCCAGGGCAACAACGGCAACGGTCCGTTCGACTTCTGGGGCAACGGTGACAACGGCTCGAGCTCCGGCGCGAGCGCCACGGTGTCGCTGCCGGTGATCCAGACCGACGCGTCGATCAACCCGGGCAACTCCGGCGGTGCGCTGCTGGACTCCAAGGCCCGGCTCATCGGCATCAACGTGGCCATCGCCAGTGCGGGCAGCTCCGACTCCTCGAGCTCGCAGGCCGGCAGCATCGGCGTCGGGTTCTCGATCCCGGCCAACCTGGTCAAGCGCGTCGCGAACGAGATCATCGACAACGGCTCCGCGACGCACGGACTGCTCGGTGCGACGGTCGGCGACGCGAGCGAGGACGCCAACGCCAGCCAGATGGGCGCGCTCATCAAGTCCGTCTCGTCGGGTGGTGCCGCTGCCGGCGCCGGCCTGCAGAAGGGCGACGTCGTCACCCGGATCGGCGACGCGACCGTGTCCGACGCGACCGACCTGACCGCCCAGGTGCGCTACTTCGCCGGTGGCGCGAAGACCGAGATCACCTACGTCCGGAACGGTGCGAGCCGGACCGCGGACGTGACACTCGGCACGTACGACAGCAAGAGCTGA
- a CDS encoding glycosyltransferase family 2 protein — translation MQTDGQHLPGVSYVMPVLNEVTEVRAAVASLLEQDYAGPFEVVLALGPSIDGTNELVAEMSAADPRIRAVENVVGSTPAGLNVAIRASTHPVVVRVDAHSVLPPDYTRIAVRTLQESGADNVGGIMRAEGRTPFEKAVALAYGSRVGLGGTPHHVGGQAGPAETAYLGVFRRDRLFAVGLFDEGIKRGQDWELNRRLRTSGGTVWFTPELVVTYRPRPSLKRLIRQFVATGLWRGELARRFPANNGLRYFVPPAMVAGLGLGLVAGIVGVVGAIVHSGAAWALVGFVVPAVYLVFVVAGGLAVSRWSDAPTRAWLLVVLPCIHIGWGVGFIVGFLTRTSELTTHTGR, via the coding sequence ATGCAGACAGACGGACAGCACCTGCCGGGTGTCTCGTACGTGATGCCCGTCCTGAACGAGGTCACCGAGGTCCGGGCAGCCGTCGCCAGCCTGCTGGAACAGGACTACGCCGGGCCGTTCGAGGTCGTCCTCGCGCTCGGCCCGTCGATCGACGGCACGAACGAACTCGTCGCCGAGATGAGTGCCGCCGACCCCCGTATCCGCGCCGTCGAGAACGTCGTCGGGTCCACGCCGGCGGGACTGAACGTGGCGATCCGGGCCTCGACCCACCCCGTCGTCGTGCGGGTGGACGCGCACTCGGTGTTGCCGCCGGACTACACGCGCATCGCGGTCCGGACGCTGCAGGAATCAGGCGCGGACAACGTCGGCGGCATCATGCGCGCCGAGGGCCGCACCCCGTTCGAGAAGGCGGTCGCGCTGGCGTACGGCAGCCGTGTGGGCCTGGGTGGGACCCCGCACCACGTCGGTGGCCAGGCCGGTCCGGCCGAGACCGCGTACCTCGGCGTGTTCCGCCGCGACCGGCTGTTCGCCGTCGGCCTGTTCGACGAGGGCATCAAGCGCGGCCAGGACTGGGAGCTCAACCGGCGCCTGCGCACCTCGGGCGGCACGGTGTGGTTCACGCCGGAGCTCGTCGTGACGTACCGGCCGCGTCCGAGCCTGAAGCGGCTGATCCGCCAGTTCGTCGCCACCGGACTGTGGCGCGGCGAACTCGCCCGGCGCTTCCCCGCGAACAACGGGCTGCGGTACTTCGTGCCCCCCGCGATGGTGGCGGGACTGGGGCTCGGGCTCGTCGCCGGGATCGTCGGCGTCGTCGGTGCGATCGTCCACAGCGGTGCCGCCTGGGCGCTCGTGGGCTTCGTCGTGCCGGCCGTGTACCTGGTCTTCGTCGTCGCCGGGGGCCTCGCGGTCTCCCGATGGTCGGACGCCCCCACCCGCGCATGGCTGCTCGTCGTGCTGCCCTGCATCCACATCGGCTGGGGGGTCGGGTTCATCGTCGGGTTCCTGACGCGGACCTCCGAGCTGACGACCCACACCGGACGGTGA
- a CDS encoding aminotransferase class I/II-fold pyridoxal phosphate-dependent enzyme, with the protein MRQSGPWVRAAAGAMLLGPDGVPAPTVFAEMSALAASTGAINLGQGFPDEDGPAEVLDAAVRAIRDGVNQYPPGRGTPDLRLAIAEHQQRWYGLRVDPDREVLVTAGATEALAATLLALVEPGDEVITFEPFYDAYGALIGLTGAQHVTVPLTAPDFLPDEETLRAAFSDRTRAVLVNTPHNPTGRVLPTEVLRAIVDLAEQHDAVIITDEVYEHLTFAVPHVPIASLPGARDRTVTVSSAGKTFSTTGWKIGWLTAPPAIVDAITSVKQFLTYVNGAPFQPAVATGLRLPDAVFAGIADDLRGKHELLATGLRAAGLEVMHPDGGYFVIADVAPLGFADARAFCLELPTLAGVVGVPVSAFVRPDNAAGYRSLVRFAFCKRRSVLEDAAARLAGLGAAGLSASGVSASGPSASGPSASSRRTDGATTTG; encoded by the coding sequence ATGCGGCAGTCCGGCCCCTGGGTCCGTGCAGCGGCGGGAGCGATGCTCCTCGGACCGGACGGCGTGCCGGCGCCCACCGTCTTCGCGGAGATGAGCGCCCTCGCGGCGAGCACCGGGGCGATCAACCTCGGACAGGGGTTCCCGGACGAGGACGGCCCCGCCGAGGTCCTCGACGCGGCGGTCCGTGCGATCCGTGACGGCGTCAACCAGTACCCACCGGGCCGTGGCACCCCCGACCTGCGTCTGGCGATCGCAGAGCACCAGCAGCGGTGGTACGGCCTGCGCGTCGACCCGGACCGCGAGGTCCTCGTCACCGCGGGTGCGACCGAGGCCCTGGCCGCGACCCTCCTGGCGCTCGTCGAGCCCGGTGACGAGGTCATCACCTTCGAGCCCTTCTACGACGCCTACGGAGCGCTGATCGGGCTCACCGGCGCGCAGCACGTCACGGTCCCGCTGACCGCACCGGACTTCCTGCCCGACGAGGAGACCCTGCGCGCCGCGTTCTCCGACCGCACCCGGGCCGTGTTGGTGAACACGCCGCACAACCCGACGGGCCGGGTGCTTCCGACCGAGGTCCTGCGGGCAATCGTCGACCTCGCCGAGCAGCACGACGCGGTCATCATCACCGACGAGGTCTACGAGCACCTGACGTTCGCCGTGCCGCACGTGCCGATCGCGAGCCTCCCCGGTGCTCGGGACCGCACGGTCACGGTGTCGAGCGCGGGCAAGACCTTCAGCACGACGGGGTGGAAGATCGGGTGGCTCACGGCTCCCCCGGCGATCGTCGACGCGATCACCTCGGTCAAGCAGTTCCTGACGTACGTGAACGGCGCCCCGTTCCAACCCGCCGTCGCGACCGGCCTGCGGCTGCCCGACGCGGTGTTCGCGGGCATCGCTGACGACCTGCGCGGCAAGCACGAGTTGCTCGCCACGGGGCTGCGCGCCGCCGGGCTCGAGGTGATGCACCCGGACGGTGGCTACTTCGTCATCGCCGACGTCGCGCCCCTCGGGTTCGCCGATGCGCGGGCCTTCTGCCTCGAACTGCCCACACTGGCGGGTGTCGTCGGGGTCCCGGTCTCGGCGTTCGTGCGCCCGGACAACGCCGCCGGCTACCGCTCACTCGTGCGGTTCGCGTTCTGCAAGCGCCGCAGCGTGCTCGAGGACGCTGCTGCACGCCTCGCCGGCCTCGGCGCAGCCGGTCTCAGCGCGTCCGGTGTCAGCGCGTCCGGTCCCAGCGCGTCCGGTCCCAGCGCGTCGTCACGTCGTACCGACGGAGCGACAACGACGGGTTGA
- a CDS encoding carbon-nitrogen hydrolase family protein — protein MTTLTIAAAQFAPVDDTEANLATVTTAARDAAARGADLLVTPEYTSYFTADIDDDFVAAAQPLDGPFVSGLREVARETGIALVVGVAEVSDRPDRFRNTLVAVDAAGEVRCVYRKVHLYDAFGSRESDRIEPGGAEQLPVFDVDGVRIGLETCYDLRFPEVTRRLAAPETGAADLVLVPAEWVRGPGKEHHWHTLLTARAIENTIWVLGVGQAPPVGIGGSVLLDPSGVATTALGAAPGLLVGSVDTGVTDSVRRVNPSLSLRRYDVTTRWDRTRWDRTR, from the coding sequence ATGACGACCCTCACGATCGCGGCCGCGCAGTTCGCACCCGTGGACGACACGGAGGCCAACCTCGCGACCGTGACGACCGCCGCTCGGGATGCGGCCGCACGCGGCGCGGACCTGCTCGTCACGCCCGAGTACACGTCGTACTTCACCGCCGACATCGACGACGACTTCGTCGCGGCAGCGCAGCCGCTCGACGGGCCGTTCGTCTCCGGGCTCCGTGAGGTCGCACGCGAGACCGGCATTGCGCTCGTGGTCGGCGTGGCCGAGGTCTCGGACCGCCCGGACCGGTTCCGGAACACCCTCGTCGCAGTCGACGCCGCGGGCGAGGTGCGCTGCGTCTACCGCAAGGTGCACCTGTACGACGCGTTCGGCTCGCGGGAGTCCGACCGCATCGAACCGGGGGGAGCGGAGCAGCTCCCCGTGTTCGACGTCGACGGCGTCCGGATCGGGTTGGAGACCTGCTACGACCTGCGGTTCCCGGAGGTCACGCGCCGACTGGCTGCGCCCGAGACCGGCGCAGCCGACCTCGTGCTCGTGCCGGCTGAGTGGGTCCGTGGTCCGGGCAAGGAGCACCACTGGCACACGCTGCTGACGGCCCGCGCGATCGAGAACACGATCTGGGTGCTCGGAGTCGGTCAGGCGCCGCCGGTGGGCATCGGCGGGTCGGTGCTGCTGGACCCGTCCGGGGTCGCGACGACCGCGCTCGGGGCCGCACCGGGCCTCCTGGTCGGCTCGGTCGACACCGGGGTGACGGACAGTGTTCGGCGGGTCAACCCGTCGTTGTCGCTCCGTCGGTACGACGTGACGACGCGCTGGGACCGGACGCGCTGGGACCGGACGCGCTGA
- a CDS encoding zinc-dependent metalloprotease yields MPDEPQPGPDDDFQEMLRKLLAGEGQIDPSQLAGAAGLPNDPAFVANLMSQLQQAAQHGGDGIDFSVTSERAAAIAKEGSHGVDPATSQASDQAFQVAALWLDEVTTVAELTATPSLYTREQWAKATAPVWAQIAEPVAASIADALTEAIDQRAPEELKAMLGDVSKAMRGVGGALFAIQLGQVVGQLSKEVVSGGDVGVPLLDEQVAALLPQNVAEFAKGLDVPEDEVRIYLAVRELAHARLFRSARWLRLHIISSITEYARGIHIPFDRVEELAADIDPTDQEQLRDALASGALIPPRTPEQDAALARLETMLALVEGWVDTVTAAATARLPRSGAIAETVRRRRAAGGPAESAFATLVGLELRPRRLREAAAMWQRVTDELGSEQRDALWAAFDLVPGTDDIDAPDALVARLRSPGQTPADDEFDRALEDLLNDSTGSRPHEDESGGIEDPDADGPGRSPQI; encoded by the coding sequence ATGCCTGATGAACCGCAGCCGGGGCCGGACGACGACTTCCAGGAGATGCTCCGCAAGCTCCTCGCGGGTGAGGGACAGATCGACCCGTCCCAGCTCGCGGGTGCCGCCGGGCTGCCGAACGACCCGGCCTTCGTCGCCAACCTGATGAGCCAACTCCAGCAGGCCGCACAGCACGGCGGCGACGGCATCGACTTCTCGGTGACGTCGGAGCGCGCGGCCGCCATCGCGAAGGAGGGCTCGCACGGCGTTGACCCGGCGACCAGCCAGGCGAGCGACCAGGCGTTCCAGGTGGCGGCGCTCTGGCTCGACGAGGTCACGACCGTGGCCGAGCTGACCGCGACCCCGAGCCTGTACACGCGTGAGCAGTGGGCGAAGGCGACGGCTCCGGTCTGGGCGCAGATCGCCGAGCCCGTCGCCGCGAGCATCGCGGACGCCCTGACCGAGGCGATCGACCAGCGTGCCCCGGAAGAACTCAAGGCGATGCTCGGTGACGTGTCCAAGGCGATGCGCGGCGTCGGTGGTGCCCTGTTCGCGATCCAGCTCGGCCAGGTCGTCGGACAGCTGTCGAAGGAGGTCGTGTCCGGCGGTGACGTCGGGGTGCCGCTCCTCGACGAGCAGGTCGCCGCACTGCTCCCCCAGAACGTCGCGGAGTTCGCCAAGGGACTCGACGTCCCCGAGGACGAGGTCCGCATCTACCTGGCCGTCCGCGAACTGGCCCACGCCCGGCTCTTCCGGTCCGCCCGCTGGCTCCGGCTGCACATCATCTCCTCGATCACCGAGTACGCCCGCGGCATCCACATCCCCTTCGACCGGGTCGAGGAGCTGGCCGCCGACATCGACCCGACCGATCAGGAGCAGCTCCGCGATGCCCTGGCCTCCGGTGCGCTGATCCCGCCCCGCACCCCGGAGCAGGACGCCGCCCTGGCGCGGCTCGAGACGATGCTCGCGCTCGTCGAGGGCTGGGTCGACACCGTCACCGCTGCCGCCACGGCACGGCTACCGCGGTCCGGTGCCATCGCCGAGACCGTGCGTCGCCGCCGGGCGGCCGGTGGTCCGGCCGAGTCCGCCTTCGCCACGCTGGTCGGCCTCGAGCTGCGCCCGCGCCGCCTGCGCGAAGCCGCGGCGATGTGGCAGCGCGTCACGGACGAACTCGGTTCGGAGCAGCGCGATGCCCTGTGGGCGGCGTTCGACCTGGTCCCGGGCACCGACGACATCGACGCACCCGACGCGCTCGTCGCACGACTGCGCAGCCCGGGTCAGACCCCGGCGGACGACGAGTTCGACCGGGCGCTCGAGGACCTGCTGAACGACTCGACGGGATCGCGACCGCACGAGGACGAGTCCGGCGGGATCGAGGACCCGGACGCCGACGGCCCCGGGCGTTCTCCACAGATCTGA
- a CDS encoding S16 family serine protease → MTLFAPEPRRRSRSRTVGWVLVVGAVVLAIVASILPSPYVIELPGPVFNTIGTQQQGTGKDAKQVELIEVRGRETYPTSGALDMLTVSVEGTATQRPAWTSVIRALFTKSQAVVPASVIYPPGTTTEQVNEQDAADMTNSQQSAVAAAMIQQGIAVPTELEVGTVGEGTAAQGTIRKGDVITAFDGTALTTDADATTLRDLVAKHGTSSPATVTVTRDGASRDVQVTPREQSGTALLGVGVVVRYDFPFDVKIQLQDVGGPSAGMMFALGIIDEITPGKLNGGKHVAGTGTITADGQVGPIGGIRQKLYGAADAGATVFLAPASNCNEVVGHVPAGLDVYAVKTLDQAVTDLQTIASGKSTAGLATCGS, encoded by the coding sequence TTGACCCTCTTCGCGCCCGAGCCCCGTCGCCGCTCCCGCTCCCGCACGGTGGGTTGGGTCCTGGTCGTGGGCGCCGTCGTGCTGGCGATCGTGGCGAGCATCCTGCCGAGCCCCTACGTGATCGAGCTCCCCGGCCCGGTGTTCAACACCATCGGCACGCAGCAGCAGGGCACCGGCAAGGACGCGAAGCAGGTCGAGCTCATCGAGGTGCGGGGCCGCGAGACCTACCCGACCTCGGGTGCGCTGGACATGCTCACCGTGAGCGTCGAGGGCACCGCGACGCAGCGGCCGGCCTGGACGAGCGTCATCCGGGCGCTGTTCACGAAGTCCCAGGCGGTCGTCCCCGCCTCGGTGATCTACCCACCCGGCACGACGACCGAGCAGGTGAACGAGCAGGACGCCGCCGACATGACGAACTCGCAGCAGTCCGCCGTCGCCGCCGCGATGATCCAGCAGGGCATCGCGGTCCCGACCGAGCTCGAGGTCGGCACGGTGGGCGAGGGCACCGCCGCCCAGGGCACGATCCGCAAGGGCGACGTCATCACGGCGTTCGACGGCACCGCCCTCACCACGGACGCCGACGCCACGACGCTGCGCGACCTGGTCGCGAAGCACGGCACCTCGTCGCCCGCCACGGTGACGGTCACCCGCGACGGTGCGTCCCGCGACGTGCAGGTCACGCCGCGCGAGCAGAGCGGCACCGCGCTGCTGGGCGTCGGCGTCGTCGTGCGGTACGACTTCCCGTTCGACGTCAAGATCCAGCTGCAGGACGTCGGCGGTCCCTCGGCGGGCATGATGTTCGCGCTCGGGATCATCGACGAGATCACGCCCGGCAAGCTCAACGGCGGCAAGCACGTCGCGGGTACCGGCACCATCACCGCCGACGGTCAGGTCGGTCCGATCGGCGGCATCCGGCAGAAGCTCTACGGGGCGGCGGACGCGGGCGCGACGGTCTTCCTGGCGCCCGCGTCGAACTGCAACGAGGTGGTCGGCCACGTCCCCGCGGGCCTCGACGTCTACGCGGTGAAGACCCTCGACCAGGCGGTCACCGACCTGCAGACCATCGCCAGCGGGAAGAGCACCGCCGGTCTGGCGACCTGCGGTTCCTGA
- a CDS encoding UPF0182 family protein has protein sequence MVTIIVLAALVIAFFIFASLYTDYAWFAQLGFQQVLTTRWLAGSAMFLAGFLGMAIPVYVSILLAFRLRPVYAKLGSQLDRYQQVIEPLRRVVMIGIPVVLGIFAGLATAPRWSMVLEYFNRTPFGKTDPQFGLDISFYVFELPFWRSVVAYASAVVLIAGLAAVAASYLYGAMRFGGREVRISRAARVQLSVTAAVYIALQAVSLWLDQYAALTKSNSLITGAQYTEVNATIPGREIMAGIAAIVALLFIVTAVIGRWRISIVGTGLLLVSAIVIGGIYPWIVQRLQVAPSERSFESAYIQRNIDATRDAYDVSGVKESDYDATTETATGALAEDAQTTTNIRLIDPKIVSDTFSQLQQSRQYYQFPDELDVDRYDIKGQTEDTVIAVRDIDLDGLSSAANTQYNRTFVYTHGFGVTAAYGNQRASDGKPVFLESGIPTTGALGDYQQRVYFGETSPPYSIVGAPKGTKNVELDYPSGSDDSNDANGGNATTTYQGNGGPSIGNFFNRLVYAAKFQSEQILLSNAVNPDSQILYDRDPITRVQKVAPYLTLDSDAYPAIVDHRLQWIVDGYTTSDAYPYSQSQSLSDSINGTETSSFRTDQVNYIRNSVKATVDAYTGKVTLYSWDTKDPVLKTWQKIFPTATKPVSQMSAELLDHVRYPTDLFKVQRSILGTYHVTNANSFYSGDDAWTTPSDPTATSNGSDTTNTTTTTTTNALGTQTTAARADQQDPYYLTMKVPGQGTAYTLYTTYIPQQTGSNARNVLTGYLAVDSDAGGSGKGKRASGYGKLTLLTIPKTDNIPGPLQVQNLFNSDTTVSQELNILKRGNSTVKQGNLLTLPVGGGFLYVQPVYVQSTSSGSYPLLQKVLVAFGDKIAFEDTLDEALNQLFGGDSGAAAGDQGASNGSSDSGSGTGSDSSGGSSDSGSAGSGSGSTGSGSTGSGSSAQSPELRQALADASAALQDRQQAYADNDLVAAAEADKRLQAAIQAAVSAEGDSGSGN, from the coding sequence GTGGTCACGATCATCGTGCTCGCCGCACTGGTGATCGCCTTCTTCATCTTCGCCAGCCTGTACACCGACTACGCGTGGTTCGCGCAGCTGGGGTTCCAGCAGGTCCTCACCACCCGGTGGCTGGCGGGTTCGGCGATGTTCCTCGCCGGGTTCCTCGGCATGGCGATCCCCGTCTACGTCAGCATCCTGCTGGCGTTCCGGCTCCGCCCCGTCTACGCGAAGCTCGGCTCGCAGCTCGACCGCTACCAGCAGGTCATCGAGCCGCTCCGCCGCGTCGTGATGATCGGCATCCCGGTGGTGCTCGGCATCTTCGCCGGGCTGGCGACGGCTCCGCGGTGGAGCATGGTCCTCGAGTACTTCAACCGGACGCCTTTCGGCAAGACGGACCCGCAGTTCGGGCTCGACATCAGCTTCTACGTCTTCGAGCTGCCGTTCTGGCGCTCGGTCGTGGCGTACGCGTCTGCCGTCGTGCTCATCGCCGGCCTCGCCGCCGTCGCCGCCAGCTACCTGTACGGCGCCATGCGCTTCGGTGGTCGCGAGGTCCGCATCTCCCGCGCCGCGCGCGTCCAGCTCTCCGTGACCGCGGCGGTCTACATCGCCCTCCAGGCGGTCAGCCTGTGGCTCGACCAGTACGCGGCGCTCACCAAGAGCAACTCGCTCATCACCGGTGCGCAGTACACCGAGGTGAACGCCACGATCCCCGGTCGCGAGATCATGGCGGGCATCGCGGCGATCGTCGCGCTCCTGTTCATCGTGACGGCGGTCATCGGGCGCTGGCGCATCTCCATCGTCGGCACCGGGCTGCTGCTCGTGTCGGCCATCGTCATCGGCGGCATCTACCCGTGGATCGTCCAGCGTCTGCAGGTCGCTCCGTCCGAGCGCTCGTTCGAGTCGGCGTACATCCAGCGCAACATCGACGCGACGCGTGACGCCTACGACGTGTCGGGGGTCAAGGAGTCGGACTACGACGCCACCACCGAGACCGCCACCGGTGCCCTCGCCGAGGACGCCCAGACCACGACGAACATCCGGCTGATCGACCCGAAGATCGTCTCCGACACGTTCAGCCAGCTGCAGCAGTCGCGGCAGTACTACCAGTTCCCGGACGAGCTCGACGTCGACCGCTACGACATCAAGGGCCAGACCGAGGACACGGTGATCGCGGTCCGCGACATCGACCTCGACGGGCTCAGCAGCGCCGCCAACACGCAGTACAACCGAACGTTCGTGTACACGCACGGCTTCGGTGTCACCGCGGCGTACGGCAACCAGCGCGCGAGCGACGGCAAGCCCGTGTTCCTCGAGTCAGGGATCCCGACCACCGGGGCCCTCGGCGACTACCAGCAGCGGGTGTACTTCGGCGAGACCTCGCCGCCGTACTCGATCGTCGGTGCGCCCAAGGGCACGAAGAACGTCGAGCTCGACTACCCGTCCGGCTCCGACGACTCGAACGACGCCAACGGCGGCAACGCGACGACGACCTACCAGGGCAACGGCGGGCCGAGCATCGGCAACTTCTTCAACCGTCTGGTCTACGCGGCGAAGTTCCAGTCCGAGCAGATCCTGCTGTCGAACGCGGTCAACCCGGACTCGCAGATCCTCTACGACCGCGACCCGATCACCCGTGTGCAGAAGGTCGCGCCCTACCTGACCCTGGACAGCGACGCCTACCCGGCGATCGTCGACCACCGTCTGCAGTGGATCGTCGACGGGTACACGACCAGCGACGCCTACCCGTACTCGCAGAGCCAGAGCCTGTCGGACAGCATCAACGGCACCGAGACCTCGAGCTTCCGCACCGACCAGGTGAACTACATCCGGAACTCGGTGAAGGCCACGGTCGACGCCTACACGGGCAAGGTGACGCTCTACAGCTGGGACACCAAGGACCCGGTGCTCAAGACGTGGCAGAAGATCTTCCCGACGGCCACCAAGCCGGTGTCGCAGATGAGCGCCGAGCTCCTCGACCACGTCCGCTACCCCACCGACCTGTTCAAGGTGCAGCGCTCGATCCTGGGCACGTACCACGTCACGAACGCGAACTCGTTCTACTCGGGTGACGATGCGTGGACGACTCCGTCCGACCCGACGGCCACGTCCAACGGCAGCGACACCACGAACACCACCACGACCACGACGACGAACGCCCTGGGCACCCAGACGACGGCGGCACGGGCCGACCAACAGGACCCGTACTACCTGACCATGAAGGTGCCGGGGCAGGGGACCGCCTACACGCTCTACACGACCTACATCCCACAGCAGACGGGGTCGAACGCGCGGAACGTGCTGACCGGGTACCTCGCGGTCGACTCGGACGCGGGCGGATCCGGCAAGGGCAAACGTGCCTCCGGGTACGGCAAGCTCACACTGCTGACCATCCCCAAGACGGACAACATCCCCGGTCCGCTCCAGGTGCAGAACCTGTTCAACTCGGACACCACGGTGTCGCAGGAGCTGAACATCCTGAAGCGTGGGAACAGCACGGTCAAGCAGGGCAACCTGCTGACGCTGCCGGTCGGCGGTGGCTTCCTCTACGTGCAGCCGGTCTACGTCCAGTCCACCTCGAGCGGCTCGTACCCGCTGCTGCAGAAGGTCCTGGTGGCGTTCGGGGACAAGATCGCGTTCGAGGACACCCTCGACGAGGCGCTCAACCAGCTCTTCGGAGGCGACTCCGGTGCGGCCGCGGGTGACCAGGGCGCATCGAACGGGTCCTCGGACTCGGGTTCGGGCACCGGGTCGGACTCGTCGGGTGGTTCGTCGGACTCCGGTTCGGCGGGCTCGGGTTCCGGGTCGACCGGTTCTGGCTCGACGGGCTCCGGCTCGAGCGCCCAGAGCCCGGAGCTCCGTCAGGCCCTGGCCGATGCGAGTGCGGCGCTGCAGGACCGCCAGCAGGCCTACGCCGACAACGACCTGGTCGCTGCGGCCGAGGCGGACAAGCGTCTGCAGGCGGCGATCCAGGCTGCCGTCTCGGCCGAGGGCGACTCCGGGTCGGGCAACTGA